From the Comamonas antarctica genome, the window GAGGCCAGCGCATCGGCAATGCTGCTGCGCAGGCCGATGCTGACCGGCACCATCAACTGGGGGTAGGCGGCCTTGAGTTCGGCCTGGTGGCGCACATGGCGCGGGTTGCGGGCATCGACCTTGGACGGCACCATGCCCAGGAACTGCAGACCCTTGTTTTCCTTGCGCACATTCATGATCGTGGTGAGCATCATCTTGATGCCCTGGATGCTGTAGGCCTCGAGTTCGATCGGCGACAGCACGCAGTCGGCGGCATACAGCGCCGCCACCAGCGCCACGCCCAGGCCGGGCGCGGTATCGATCAGGCAGATATCGAAACCCTGCCGTGCCAGCGCGTCGATATTCGCCTTCATGTTCTTCTTGGCCTTGGGCAGGGGCAGGAACACGGCGTTGGCCAGTTCCGGGTCGG encodes:
- a CDS encoding ParA family protein, with translation MKTLVVAQQKGGVGKTSSVVHLAFDFLERGLSVAVIDLDTQANASYTLGQYKIDARASQLFGPVPADGWQQAAQAQGDGPRLVLIEADPELANAVFLPLPKAKKNMKANIDALARQGFDICLIDTAPGLGVALVAALYAADCVLSPIELEAYSIQGIKMMLTTIMNVRKENKGLQFLGMVPSKVDARNPRHVRHQAELKAAYPQLMVPVSIGLRSSIADALASGVPVWKIRKTAARKATQEVRGLAAYVFEKMEIAQ